In the genome of Xiphophorus hellerii strain 12219 chromosome 14, Xiphophorus_hellerii-4.1, whole genome shotgun sequence, the window tgggcgtgtgtgtgtgtgttctgcacTGATGGAAAACCTATTTAGTTTTCCTCTGTGTCACTGCAATAAGTGGTCCCTAAAAAAGCCTTAAAACCGGTGAACCAGTCGGAGATGCGAGGAAGGTAACTCGAACGATAAGGAAAGAGGTTAAAGATCTGAATATTTCTGGAGAATTTGGCTGTGCAGGTAGGAGGAAAATCtgcagagaaggagaaagagaagTTGGTAGGGGGGAAATCCCACACACTCATCTTTCTAATCGTGGGTGTGTCAAAAGCTATAAGTGGCGTCGGTTCTACCTGTGTTACTTATATTCCTGCATGGGGCTCAGGACAGACATTCCCACACCTGCTAGACAACTCACCTGAAAACAAGAACTCTCACCTGTCCAGGTAAGAACCAGATTTAATACGTCATCCATGTGATTAGTGAGAAAGActctgaaacatattttttcttcttagtCCTCTTCAtgagataaaatatatattttttaatgaacaggATTTAACTGTAAAGGCTAAAGTTAATTGGAAAATAGTCACATTAACAGAGAAACGTTTATTATGTTCTCTCAAAATTGATTAGATCTAAATTGGTGTTTTGCAGGTTgtggggttttatttttaaatgtgcctgttactatcattttaaaacatgaataaaagcaattagacAAAAACAGATGAGTGCATTTAATTGctttaatacattttgacttGGCTAATATGTAACATCAAGATTATTttcatttggcaaaaaaaatgcatgagAGTAGAGATgggtgaaaaataatttttggtaaaatcttgatttttttccatgtttgagTCCATTGAGTTTCCATAGTTCAGTGATGTCAGCACGTCCcgggcagccatcttgtttgacaagcacatttttggagcttttatttatttggactttgaatacAGGTCAACTTTATGACAAAACATTAGGGCCAGGAtacaaaatgaattttaaattatgagaataGAGTGGTATTGCACGAATAAAGTTGGGTAGGGTATGAGAACcccaacacaaaaaataaaagttttaaagagaaatgttgAGCGTCTTGTGAAGTTATGCTTTGGTATTGGTTTTACAGTTAATATTTAATGCTTAACAGAAATACTTCATCTTTTAATAAATTAGCATGAAATTACtatcagtagcaggactttgaaacaattgagtctattaaaaaaattaagctggACTGAGCTGATCAAGTCAGATTTCATAAATCtacaagcttttttttcccattaaaacacttttttcatgtaatcttaagacatttttctggtCAAATTGCGTCTTTCTTCTGCTattattatgactatattctAGTAATTAAACATTGTAGCCAGGCTTTAATGCTCTGTTGTACAACTCAGAAGAGAGAACTTAaataaaagttgcttttaaaaaatattttctgtcatttgtaatttcttctttagaaaagaaggtgagaaaaaataaaaatcacatctattgtgaaaaaaaatcaaagattttatttttaagccatattgCCCAGCATGATATGAGAGTAAAATTTACTGCAGGAAATTTGCTACAACGCAGTCTTGTCAAAGTATACACACCCCTTGAAGGATTACATGTTTTCAACTCTGACAAGCTTCAGTTTATGGGTTTTTACTTTtgactacaaataaaaaaatctaaagagtGTGGTGAGCATTTGAATACAACACCCCTGAGTTGATACTTTGTAAAACTGTCTTTAAGTCCTCTAGGGTCTTTATATTTCCATCAGTTTTGGACATCTAAAGACTGAAATGTTCGCCCGTACGTTGTGTAAAACAGcccaagctcagtcagattagatgaggagaatctgtgaacatcagttttccaGAATTACAGTAGATTCAAAATTAAGTTTAAGTCTAGACATTGACTGGATCATTCTCCcccctgagctgtggatctctgcagctcctccagagtcaccacAGGCAtcttggctgcttttctgattaatgttGTCCAGTTGACcctgtcttggtaggtttgcaatTGGGAAACACTCTTCCCACATTAGATGATGATTAAACACCAAGATGTTCTGATGCTTTTCAGAATCAGGCATCTTTTTCTCATTACTTTACATTAGTGCACCACtttcaataaaacacatcaaagcttgtggttgtaacttGAACTGTTAATTAAAGGttatacattattatttatattttgaagaatttttgAAGAGCTGCTGTTTTTTGGTGCAAAATTGATAATTCTATCCAGCAGCGTTTTTGCAGGtttcacaaagtcaaatttaagactttctaagacatttttaatgccaATATGGGGGATAGTTGGAGGCTCCTAATCCAGATAGTGCCAAAGCTAAAAGTATTTGGGGGGTACAGAATGCAGCTGGCCTTGTATGGAATGGCAACAGACATGAGGCAGTGATATAAATGAACTTCATCCTCAAAACTGGCCAAAAATTTGGATTTACTCACTATAGATGTCAAAAAGCTAGCAAGCTAGCGGTAGCATCAACCGCTTCAAGTCACAGAATGCAGTAAGATGTCTGCACACAACTCAAACTTTATGACAGTAAAGTCCTgcgagaaaaaaaccccaaatacTTATACAAGATCCAGCAGTCCAGcctgtgattaatgtatttaaggccaactccacatttttaatttaatttaagacattttgagGCCTTAACTATAGATACAATAAAGACTTTTTAGGAACCCTGTTCAGTGCaaatttttaaagctttgacaaaaacattcataGATAATTAGTTATGACAGAGGAAACGTTTTGATTGTAACTTTATTATTGGAGCCTCCCTAACAGATGCCCCCAAAGCGAGACAGAACAAACCTTCTGGAGTGGAAACCCCAcataagaggaaaaaacaggGTTTTCCCCTTCGCCATCAGCTGACACAAAGCCTCAAACGTAAATACTCAGCCTCAGTGCTGACCTGTTATTGTGGTCGTTCCTACGGTCCTAATTGAGTCCCAGCGGGGGTCTTTCTGCTGCCGCCACGGCGCTGATTCACAAACCTGGAAAAAGCAGGCAAAGCGGAGGGCAGAGGTCAGGATCACTAAAGTCCCAGGAAAAGTTTAGCTTTGTTTGCACACGTGTGGAAGTGTGTGAGTCAGGAGGGGGCCGGGTGTCACATAGCATGTGTACATATCACATCTGGACTGACGTTtatgaagaaaattatttcacagtATAGCATTAATGCTCCGTGCAGTGAGAGGGAGAGATGTTGTACGTGATGAAGTTGTGTATGTGCATGTATCAGCAGGTAACTGTTCGATGAGGCAGACTGGAAAGACACAGACAGGGCTGTTATTATTCACATTATTCATTCCTGCAGGAGGGGAAATCACCTCAGAGGAAGAGGGGAGGCTTTAATTTGAGGGGAAAATTGAGCAGAAGAGGATAAGAAATTTTTTAATGGAGCCCCCTAGGAGACATGggggaaatattttcttttgcgttacctcgcaataaatttgtaaataaatcccGGTATATTTTGTATTCAGTCACAGTGATAACAAATGTGCAGGAAATTGGTTGAAAATCAATGTGTTAACTAACACGCTCATGTATGTTTGTATAATATCTTTCGGTGGAGATGTGACTACACATGAACCATTCAGACTGACGGCGACTAAAACTGTCAGATGGCAATTTTACCtgtgaaaatattcacaaatagtccaaatagtttgggtgtttctttccttcttacAGAAAGTTTCCGTCATGTTTTAAAGTAGGAATGGAAAACCCATGTTTGACCTGTTTTCCTTCAGCATTTTGCACATAAGTTTGAGatgctttcattaaaaaaaaaagatataaaactttgAATAACTCACAAATGAGAAATTAACACAGAATTCCTACATGGAAAAATCCTCATATtgtaaaagaaacactttcagTAGTCAAGAAGACGCATGAACTAACTGCTAAATACATTAttgtgaggtaaaaaaaaaagaaagaatgttCTTAGTGAGAATCTGTAAATTTGGTTTGGTCAGcccaaaagcaaaacaaaacactttaattaATTTAGAGAGACCTTCACTTGTTTAAATCAAAAGTCAAAGAACCCagataaatgatttatttatttatacaggtTGTCTCATTGAGATACAATATCTCATTTACAATTTAAGCATTTACCTGTTttggtaaaacaaacaaagccaCAAAACAAGCAATTAAAAAATTTGACTCaattaaataagcaaataaaacatgagCTTCTTTAGTTCATTGAGCTCATTGATTGTAGGATTCCAGTAAAGTTTAACGTACCGTTTTGTCTGATCTGTCCAGATGTTGCAGAGCATCTCACATATCTGCCTGCTGGCCCTGATGTCGCTGCTGATGCTCTTCTCTCCTCTCGGATGGAGCAAAGAGAGACAAACCCCAGGATGCCACCTATACCGTGAGTTTCAATACGGAAAAAGTAGCAAATAACTTTGCACTACAAcatctggcaaaaaaaaaaaagttaactttgttgggggaaaaaaaaaaaaaaagagtaattcAGTTCAGGTAGAGGTTGTAAATCTTCACAACTTGTTAAACTAACAAGTATATCTTctatatccaaaataaatacatgtaaaaataaaaagctagtTTTAGGAACTAGTACAGTAAGGAAAATCTCAAACCTCTGTAAGTTGATCTGCTGAGTCTAGTTAGTGCTGTTCCTCCTTCCTTCCAGCCATCAACGTGACGATCCGCAGCGACCGTCGCGGCACTTGCAAAGGGACCCATCTGGTGTATGCCTGCGTGGGCTACTGTGAGTCCAGCGCTTTCCCGTCCCGATACTCGGTTCTGGTGGCCTCAAACTTCACACACAACATCACCTCTGCTTCACGCTGCTGCACTATCAGCAAGGACGCCAAGGTGCGgtcttctttgttttctcagtctAGATCAGTGGTTCTTGAACTTTTTGGACCTGTAAATACCAAGTTTTGAGGGCACCACCATCTAGatacaaattttaaaagtaTACTACAAAGGGAACTGGACCTTCTCAGGGTGTTGTCTCCtgacaaagaaataaacaaaataaaaaatgatccTAAATTTTGTGATTGGTTAGAGgataaatatttaggttttcaATTTAAAGATTTCCAagtttaaagtaaaagaaatataaagttCCTTAGAAGTACCTTCTTCAAGTCTAACAAaattgtcaaacatttgtgctacgtttgtgcagcaaaaatattcttttgtaccgctatcatttaaaaaatattaaatgtttccagaggtcgtGAAAGGTCAACCAACCCCTACCTTCTACAAATCTGACTAAATTGGTGTCAGTGAACTCAACTATGTTAGTGTtgaaaaaaatttgtttgtgctgtttttgctttgaagatattaatgaaagcgtagaggtcaaaaggtcaactaGCCCCCCCACATTATCCAAGTTTAACAAAAACGgcgtcaaatgtttgtgctatGTTTGCgaagtaaaaatgttcatttgtgccgctatgattaaaaaatattcataaaaaagtttccagaggtcatcagagGTCAACCAACAACACGCTCATATTTACTACGTCAAACAAATTTGGTGTCAAACGACTCagctacgtttgtgcagcaaaacaaattgtttgtgctgcttttgccttgaagatattaatgatgACTTATGATGAcctatgaatacttttttaatatctttaaaatgtaaaatgatgaACGCCTCCCAATGACATGTTTTAAATTGCCACTatacataaaatgaaatgaattgaaATTGAATTACTTTGCCTTAAATATTTAAGAGACAAATTTCAGGTAATAAGTTCAAACCAAGTCTACTGGACTGTAAGGTATGAAAACACCCGAAATCATCCTTATTTATCAACTAGCCAATCCCACTGGTTTTCAAATTTGGAACGGTTTGAACTTAAACTGGGTTTTAGGTTTTAAGTTCTGACTTCAGAAGTAGATGGAGCAAATACTAAGTAGCCATCAACACATTTGTTAGCTTCAGCTTGTACAGAGAATGCTCATCTTTTCATAGTATTCTTATGAAGCAAAGAACACTTTGctgtttttagctgtttttggtCATTAACGATCCTTCACAGGtcatttgtatttaatatttattctaatattaaatacaaatgaTATTAAAATATCATTTGTATTGATATTCTGGCCAGGATATCAATTGTATTGATATTCTGGCCAGTTCACAGCGGCCTGCATCATTGTAAACTGTTTGGGGACCCAAAACAGTTTGGGTTTGGTCCCCAAACTGTTTGGGGACCATAGTTTTGTTCACAGCATGTGGATATTGTTTTTTCCAGGTCAAAGTTCGCCTGGACTGCCCGCAAGGTCGGCACTACGACGAAATCGAGATCCTGACGGCGAAGACGTGTCGTTGCGACATGTGCCGCAAATCCCGCTACTGACATTTCATCACTTCTGGACAAAATGCTGCAGTCCAACAATTCACCGCATGAAAAGCAGATTATAGTTTacagagttaaaaacaaaactacttcAGCAGAAATTTTCCCACTTCTGTCCATGCTTTGAATATACAAAATATGCCTAACTCATcgaactgaaaatgttttacatttttgtcccTAATTTTTCTCTAATCATCGAAAGCAAGATGGCCGCTGTCCTGACACTTTCAGTTGTTCCTGGtccacacctgaatcaaatgaacaGTCAAGCTTATGACTGAATAATTTGTCTCAGAAGACTTGTCTAAACTTATCAGGACTCCTGTTGATTAAACTCTAAAATCCTGAAGAAGTCAACAAAATTAGCGTTTTATTCATCTCAAGTTCTTCTTAATTACTGGATGAAAAATGTGTTCTGGTTTCACTTTTATTCCAGTCGTCAGTCATGTTCTGTAAGGAATCTTTTCTTggaaaaaagtgacaaaagtgtaaaaactgaacatttacaaaGCCTGGAACAGcagtgtccaaagtgtggccatTAGAATGATTCTGCATGACCTTTGACATTAGACAGACATCTAATATCTAAATGTCTCTCTGCATCTGGATTCTAGATGCAGACACACAGTCTCAATTTTTTAGAAGGACTTCTTTATGGTAAAGTGGAAAATATTGGATACAAAAggtttttagtctttttattatgtttttttctcttaatttgcttttttttttaagtcaataggAAGTGAGAGCACAAACGTCCAGcaacatttactaaaataaagaCTTGGACACATGTTCAATAAAGTAAGgaaaatcagactttttcaAAGACCGAGTCTCTCCCTAGTCCATTCTAAACAAATCATGATTAtagacaaaaaatttaaataagtaaaaaaacgtatgcttttctttaaataaaaagaaaatctgcgacactttttatatttcagaggTACGATGATTTACAAATCCCTTTTCTATTAAAATCTGAATCAGTTGTTTGCTTAATTAAAATACTGCATGTTAATTTAAGGCGgcacaagtaaaaaaatatatattgatgtatttttaattggTTCTCTGAATTTGATAAATGCGGCCTACAGGTTTGGACATCACCAGCCTAGAACAAGAAGCATAACATAAATAACAGCTGTGGCATTGTTAGTTAGTTACTTTGTTATTTGCTCACCTCTCTGCTAACTTGGTCAAATAAATCAGTACAAATCACATAAAATGGTCAAATACTGAGAATATTTCATATTGCAATAACCATTATACAAAACAGGAGACCAAAAGaatgtagaaaatgtatttattatgaATCTGAACTTAAATGACCATTTGTAAATAATATCTGTAAATTAAACAATGACTGTTGGAAAtggtaaattaaacaaaataatgcaCTACCTActtcctttaaataaatatttgcctATTCTTCATCTACTACTCGTTGTgatgttgtttttgtaacaatGAACTATTCTTATATTTATAGTTAATGAAATGTTAGTGAAAGACAACA includes:
- the gpha2 gene encoding glycoprotein hormone alpha-2, producing MLQSISHICLLALMSLLMLFSPLGWSKERQTPGCHLYPINVTIRSDRRGTCKGTHLVYACVGYCESSAFPSRYSVLVASNFTHNITSASRCCTISKDAKVKVRLDCPQGRHYDEIEILTAKTCRCDMCRKSRY